A DNA window from Ranitomeya imitator isolate aRanImi1 chromosome 2, aRanImi1.pri, whole genome shotgun sequence contains the following coding sequences:
- the DYNLRB1 gene encoding dynein light chain roadblock-type 1, which translates to MADVEETLKRIQSQKGVQGIIIVNSEGIPIKSTMDNATTAQYAGLMHQLVMKARSSVRDIDPQNDLTFLRVRSKKNEIMIAPDKDYILVVIQQPTE; encoded by the exons ATG GCAGACGTTGAGGAAACATTGAAGAGGATCCAGAGCCAGAAGGGTGTACAGGGAATTATAATTGTCAACTCAGAAG GAATTCCCATAAAGAGCACAATGGATAATGCCACCACTGCACAATATGCCGGTCTAATGCATCAGTTAGTGATGAAGGCCCGAAGTTCAGTGCGGGACATTGACCCCCAGAACGATCTGACTTTCCTCCGGGTCCGATCCAAGAAGAATGAGATCATGATTGCTCCAG ATAAAGACTACATATTAGTTGTCATCCAGCAACCTACAGAGTGA